GTATTCAACTAGTTGCCATTCAGCAAAAAAATGGAGAGATGACAAAAGAAGGACTATTGTATGCTTGTAAAAATGAACATATTAAAGGTCTTTATGTGATTCCAGATTTTCATAACCCTACAACCCATACAATGTCTTTGGAAACAAGAAAAATGATAGCAGAAGTGGCAAGGCAAAAAGGATTGATCGTGATAGAGGACGCCATTTATAGCTTTTTGAAGGAGCAACCACTAGCGCCAATCGCCTTTTATGCACCGGAAAAGGTCGTGTATATTGCCAGCGTGTCCAAAACGATATCACCTGGTTTAAGGTTATCCTTTATTGTGACGCCTAGTGCATTAAGAAAGAAAATTATTGAAACACTATATAATATCAATATTTCGGTATCACCTGTTATGGTGGAGCTTACAGCAAGACTAATTCAAGATGGTGTTGCGCAAACGATATTAGAGAAACATCGCTTATATGCTAAACAACAAAATGCGCTTGTGAATCAGTATTTAGGTGAATACAATATTTTAGGTGATGATGAATGTATTTTTAGATGGCTTCTATTACCAGAAAAATTTACAGGTGTGCAGTTTGAATTACTTGCTTCGAAAGCGGGCGTCCAAGTCTATGCAGCAGAACGTTTTGCAGTAGGTAATGCCAAACCAGTAAATGCTGTACGGTTGGCAATTACGGCACCAGAAAATAGCACACAGCTTGAGCAAGCTTTAACGGTGTTAAAGGAATTGCTTGAAAGTGATGGTGACTACGCGTTTGTAGATTAACAGTGAATGAGTGGAAGGGAGAAGTGTTAGATTGCATGCAATCTAACACTTTTTTACTGTTGAGCGTAACAGCGGGGTTTCGCAAAAGTTTACCCGCGGTTTTTCACAGTTTACCCGCGAATAGGAGACTTTTACCCGCGCTTCCCAAAGGTTTACCCGCGAATCATAAACTTTTACCCGCGATTCAAATATTCTGTAAATTTTCACAAAAACAAATTGCATTTTAAATCAGTTTAGTGCATATTTATAACATATTAATTTTTTTAGAAGAAGGAGAAATCTATGAAAATATATAATGCTACAACAGCTGATGTTACACCTGTCTATGAACTAATCAAAATTTACGCAGATAAAGAGATTGTATTACCTCGTTCCTTATTATCAATTTATCAACAGTTACAGTGTTTGTATGTTGTTAAGGACAATTCTAAGGTTGTTGGGGTAGCAGGGCTACATGTCTTAGGGCAAGATTTAGCAGAGGTTCGTTCCTTAGTGGTAGATCCAGATTACCAACAAAAAGGAATCGGTCGAATGTTAGTGGAACATATCATTCAGGAGAGTCCCAAATTAGGGGTGGAAAGATTAATATCCTTAACATATCAAGTGAAGTTTTTTTCAAAACTGGGATTTCAAATTGTCAAAAGAGATGATTTGCCAGAAAAGGTTTGGACGGATTGCGTGAATTGCCCAAAAATTAATAATTGCGATGAAGTAGCGATGGTTAAATATTTGGAAACTGCAGACTAAAAGTTGAAAAGGAGGAAAAGGCAATGCAAGAACTAGGGAAAAAAGAAAATGATTTGCAAACAATGATGCCGAAAGGATTTTATACTTGTGTGAAGAACCTCGGTATTAAAGATGAAACGCTAGACTTCACGGTTATTATGTCATCTACTGTAGCAAACGCAGCTGCTATGTTTACCCAAAGTAAATTTTGTGGTGCACCTATCCCCATTGGTAAGGAAAATGTTGCAAACGGTAAATTACAATGTTTTGTCATTAACAGTAAAAATGCGAACGTCGCAACAGGGGAAGAAGGGATTCGCAATGTTCAAGAAATTGTCAACTTGGTCGCACAAGAGTTAGCAATTGCACCTGAAAATATTTTACCTTCTTCAACTGGTGTAATTGGGCATCAATTACCGATGGATAAAATAAAAAATGGAATCATCAATCTTAAAGAACAGTTAGTAGAAGGAGGCTTAGAAAAATCAGCACAAGCAATTATGACGACAGATACTTATCCAAAATGTAAAATATGCAAAGTCGGTAATGCTACACTAGTTGGTATTGCAAAAGGTTCTGGCATGATAGAGCCGAATATGGCTACGATGTTATCCTACTTTGTAACAGATGCAGAAATTCCAGCCGCGACTTTACAAACAATTTTTAAAGAAGCCGTCAATCATTCATTTAACATGGTAAGTGTTGATACCGATACGAGTACAAGTGACACAGTAGCCATTATGGCGAATGGATTAGCAGGGAAAGTGGATATCAAGCAATTTACTGAAGCGTTAAATAACATGAGCATTGACTTGGCAAAAGAAATTGCCCGTGATGGGGAAGGCGCTACAAAATTAGTTGAAGTCACTGTCAATGCGTCATCGAGCTTTGCACAAGCAAAAAAAGTGGCTAAAAGTATTGTGAATTCGCCACTCGTGAAAACCGCTATTTTTGGAAAAGATGCCAATTGGGGACGTATAGCCATGGCGATTGGTAAATGTGAAGATGAAGTAGACCTTAATCCTGAAAACATCTCCATCTATTTTGGTGAAACGTTAATTTATCAAGGGAAACCAATCGATACCGTCGATTTATCTGTCATCCAAGAGTATCTTGAGAATTCTGAAATCCAGATTAAAGTATCTCTCGGATTAGGCAAGGAAGAAGCTACTGTATGGGGTTGTGATTTGTCCTATGACTATGTGAAAATTAATGGTTCCTATACAACATAAAATAACAGTGCAGCTATTGTGCAATCATTGTACAGTACCTGCACTTTTTTTGTCGCAAAAAAATGCAAGTGAGTGAAAAAAGGAACAAAAGTTCTTATATGTGATAAACTATAGAAAAAGTTTAATTTGAAGGATTAACATGACGAAGAAACGATACATTCTTTCTTTTAAAAATGTATGTAGATATTAAATTAATGAGGTGAGAGAAAATGCATAAAGGAAGAATTATTTTGCATATTGACCTAAATTGCTTTTATGCCTCAGTGGAACAAATTTACGATCCCTCATTAAAAGGAAAACCAATCGCCATTGCAGGTAATCCAAAAGAGCGTAGAGGTATCGTGATTACATGTAGCTATGAAGCTAGAAAAAGTGGTGTTTATACAACGATGAATGTCGGTGAGGCAAGAAGAAAGTGTGCCGATTTAATTGTTCTGCCACCGAATTTTGAGCGATATAGAGCAGCTTCAAAAGCATTTTTTAGCTTATTGAAAGAATATAGTGAAATTCTTCAACCAGTTTCTATTGATGAAGGGTATATGCAATTGCCGATGGTAGAAGGTCAAAATGTAATGGACCTTATACAAGGCATACAAGACCGCATTTGGAACGAACTACAATTGCCTTGTTCAATAGGTGTTGCACCGAATAAGTTTTTAGCGAAAATGGCAAGCGATATGAAAAAGCCGATGGGAATTACCATATTACGTAAGCGTGATGTACCATCTATACTGTGGCCATTGAATGTCATAGAAATGCATGGAATTGGGAAAAGCACAGCCGAGAAGTTGAAAAAGTTGGGTATACAAACAATTGGAGAATTAGCTGTGGCGGATGAACGGCTATTAAAGCAACAATTTGGCATCAATGGTGTTCGTATGAAACAGAAGGCGAATGGTGAGGATGATCGACCTGTTGATCCCGAGGCAATATATGATACGAAAAGTGTAGGGAACTCGACAACACTTTCGCACGATACGACGGATAGAGATGAATTATATAAACTTATTACTACACTTTCTGAAAAGGTAGCGGATCGATTAAATGCTAAAAAACTTGCTGGCGTCACGGTGAGTATTTTAATCCGTACAGCTAATTGGAAAACCTATACGCGCAGTAAATCGGTCAACAATGCTATTTTTTTAAAAGAAGATATTATTGAACATGCATGGAGCCTTTTTCAAAAACATTGGAATGAGGAGCCTGTCCGATTATTAGGCGTAACCATTTCAAATGTCAGCAATATGAAAGAAATGACACAGCAATTAACATTTTTTAATTTTGAAGAGCATATCAAAGAGGAGCCAATTTTAAAGGTAGTGGATGAGATAGAAGAACGATTTGGCAAAGGCATCATTAAAAGAGGAGCAGATATTGCAAAACGATCATCTTTTCAATCACAGACGAGCTTTAGTAAAGATTTTTTAGATGATCTTAAATAAGGTGCTTACGTTTTTATGACGTAAGCACCTCGTTTGCCTTTTATTCTTTTGGGTTAATAATTCCGTAAAAAACAATATCTTCAAATGTATTATTTTTATAAATATGATCTTTTAAAGTACCTTCATAACGCATACCACACTTTTCCATAATCTTACCAGAAGCGGGATTTGATTTAAAATAGCGAGCATAAACACGATGATAGTTTTTCTCTGTAAATACAAAATCAATTAGTGCTTTAGCGGCTTCGGTTGCATAGCCATTGCCCCAATGCTCTTCACCAATCCAATAGGCAATTTCACCATTTTTATATTGTGGATGATTGGAAATACCGATTGCCCCATATAACTGTCCACTTTGTTTGTCTGTTATAGCAAATTCATACATAGTATCTAGATCATAATGCTTTTCATGATTTGCAATCCATGTGAGTGCACATTCTAATGAATAGGGGTAAGGTAAATTTAATGTGCTTTTATAGATATTATAATTATTACAATAATTGCTGACTGCTTGTGCATCTGATTCCTGAAATAGACGAAGCAGTAAGCGCTCTGTTTCTATTGTTTTGGCCGTTTTACTATAGATCATGTTTATCCTCCCATCCTGTTAGTGATTAAAGCTTAAAACTTTTTTACAGTATATCATGTGGAATTGGATTATATGTATATTGTTAGGTGATTTTGTAGCTATCTGAAGCCTGTGTTATTTGTACATAATAAAATATAAAATAAGTGAATAATTAGGTAACCTATATGGCACATTAACATATAGGAGGTGGAAGAAGAATGTCTAAAATTATTGGTGTTGAACAATCATTATCAAACGTAGAAGATGCTTTAAAAGCAAAAGGGTATGAAGTGATTCAGCTTCGTAATGAAGCAGATGCAAAAAAATGTGATGCTTGCGTAATTACAGGACAAGATAGAGATGTCATGGGCATTAGTGATCCTATTATGGCAGGTCCTATTATCGATGCAGCTGGGCTTTCCGCTGATGAAGTAATACAACGTGTAGATCAATATTTCCATTAAAGAAAGGGTGCTATTTTTGAAGTCCTTCGTGACATCAAAGGTGGCACCTTTTGAATGTCGTATAGGACTAGTGAGGTACTATTGACAATATCTTTATCCTATCATTTCCTTTATAATGAACACTAGCTACATACATTTTAAGACCATCATGGGTAGACATAAGGGGAGAAGAATGAAATGGAAATACTTCACGCAACAATGGATGAATTAGAAGATGTAACAGTGCTATTTGATGAGTATCGGCAGTTTTATGGACTAGAATCGGATATTAGTAATGCCAAAGCATTTATCCAATTACGGATGGCTTTAAAAGAATCCATTATTTTTATTGCTGTGGAAAATGGGAAATCAATAGGGTTTGCACAACTGTACCCAACGTTTTCTTCTATCGCATTACAGCGTGCTTATATACTAAATGATATCTATGTAACGGATGAAGCGAGGGGCCAAGGGGTAGGCACAGCATTGATGGAAAAAGTGTTTCAATATTGTGAGCAGCAATCGGCACGTTATGTGACATTGCAAACCGCTGCTGACAATGTACATGCGCGTAAATTATATGAAAATCTGAATATGATACAAGATCAATATTGTAATTATGTAAAGTATTTTGGTTAAATGAATGGTAATTATGAAAAAGCCCTAGATATCAATCTAGGGCTTTTCTATTGACAGAAAGGTAATGCATTTACTGTATTGCCAGTGTATACGGTTGTGTACTTGCTCGACCATTTGCTTCACTAACTTCAATATAGTATGTTCCTGGCTCCAATGGTACGATACCTAGTTCGGCATCATCGGCACCGTAATTATCGATGGTTTTTACTGTGCGTCCTTTAGCATCAATAATACGGATGACACCATCCAAACCTTTTTCGGTTAGTAAGGTGAACGTTACATTGTGCTTACTGTCATTGTAGAATTCAAAATAGTCCTTATCACCAAACGGTACATTTGCGTTGAAATATTGAGTAGCTACCCATTTATCGTCTGTTTTCGTTAGTGAAGATGGTTTTGTAGGTATACCATTGACTAATTTAGAATCCGCATCCTCATCCTTCTTTTTATGATCAAACAGCGTTAAAGTATATGGCTGAGTCGAAACTAAGCCGTTATCGATGGCATTAACAGCAATAAAGTAACCATAATCTTTTTTTACTTTAAATGATGTATTTAGCGCCGATATCCCTGATATACCAAGTAGCCTTTCAAAATAGCTTTCACCTTGGCCAAATGGAATTTCTGTTTGCATTTCATTGCCGTCAATTTGCTTATTACCATTAGTATCTTCAATGATAGAGCCCGTAAATTTCAAATCTATTTGTAGCTCTCTTGGTAATGACGTTCCTTGCTTATTTGTATATGGCTCGGAATTGATGAGAAGACTTAATACTGTATCTTCGCCCTGATGATTGTAGTAGTAATAATTTATATCATCATAAAAAACGAGTTTATTTTGATAGTTGGTACCAGATTCAATTGAACGGGCATTTTCAACTGTATTGATTTCTTTATTTTGGTCTTGGGGAATTGCCGCAATTTTATTTGCTTTAAAAATATATGGTTCGGTAGAACGATCACCGAAATTTAAGACTTTAGCAACATAAGTTTTACCCTTTTTCAAAGCAATTGTCTTGGGATCATTTTCATTGATTGTTATGCCGTAGAGTCGTGAAATAATCGCTGGATCATTCGTTAATGAAGAAATTAGTTGCAATTCTTTCGTTTCCTCATCATATTCTAAAATACTACCAGTTGGTCTTTGATTTTTGCCTTTTTGAAGTTGGAAACTATAGATGGCATCTTCTTGTGGTGTGAAAATAAAATAGTCGATATCCTCATCTGTTTGGAAGTATGCCTTGTATTCTTTACCAATCGTATAAGGAATTGCATGCTCCAAAATTACTTTTGAGTCCTCTTCTTCATCAGATACTTCTATACTTGAAAATAGTTTTTTGTTAAAGTTCTGTTGACGTTTTTTTGTTTTCGATGGAGCAGGTGAGGAAGAATTATTTTCCTCGGCTTCTTGTGTCGGTTCAATTAATGGAAGACCGTCTTCATCTTCAGGTAAATAAACGACTTCACCAGTTAATGTGTAAGGAAAAATGGACTCGTTAATTCTATCGTTTTCTTCATTGTCAATGCCGCCACTTAAAAACGTTAAGAAAGACTCGAATGAAGAATCGTTATCACTGTTATTTGTAACGCTAAGGACATATTCTTCATCAGGTTCGACATCGACAATAAGACTAACTCCTTCGCCTTTTGTTTTGCTGCTTAATGCCGAGATTGGGAGGCGTTCATCATCTTCTTTATCGTCACCTTGTTCTGAAGGTTCATGTTCAAAATCTGTTTTTAGATAAAGTTCTAAAGATGCAGTTACACCAGGGATACCAGATAAATCAAATTTCAACGTCGTTGGCTTTGAAACAGTGAATGTGAAATAGTCTTGGTCGCTCTCATGATCTTTAGAAAGCAGTGTATAGTTTTTCCCTTGTGTATTGAATGGGAATTTTTGTATCGCCACTGCTTGATCGATCGTCGTTAAATTATCAATTGGTAATGTGTTTGTTGTTTGAGCTGTAAATGTAAAGTAAGACTTGCCCTTTAAGCTATAGCCTCCATTATGGTCCTTTACACCAATAAGAAGTGTTCCTGGTTTCTCTGCTTTATATAGATAGCCCTCTTGTTGGTTCACGCGCACATCATTTACTTTAATCGGTTCTACATCGCCACTATAACCAGTAGGGTAGAAGTATAAATCAAATGCATAATCGTAATTTTCGGCACCTTTTAAAGACAATTGAGCATATTCATTCGCATTTAAATCTACCTTGTACCATTTTTTCTCTTCTGGAAGCCTAAACTCACCTTTTTCTGTATTTAGAACATTCTTTTTCAGTACTTTGGCGTTATTCAACCGTTGTTCTTTTGTTTCGTTATAGCGTTTAGGTAGATTATTAATATCAAATTGTAGTGCTTTAACAGGATCAACCAGACCATGTCCATACGTAAGGTCGTAGCCTGGCTCCCCTAAATCTTTAGCAGTCAATTCAAGAATCGCTTCTATTTCATAAGGCTTTAAATTTGGATATTTGGATTTTAATAGTGCCGCTACACCTGCAACAACAGGTGATGCCATTGATGTACCGCTAAATATTGCGAAGGACGAGCCTTTCTTTTCATCGTAGACGGTACTATATATATCTTCTCCCGGAGCCACCAAGTTTACAGATGGACCATAGTTTGAGAAGCTAGCTAATTTATTTTGTTCATTTGTAGCACCAACGCTAATAACGCTTTCAAAAGAAGCTGGGAAGGAGTAATTATCGGTTGCTTCATTGCCTGCCGCAGCTATGACGGTAATCCCTTTATCAATCGCCATTTTAACAGCCTCTTCCATTAGAGGGGACTCTCCATAGCCACCAAGACTCATATTAATAATGTCCGCTTTTTGTTCGATGGCATAAAGAATGCCTTGAGCAATGGCAAAATCACTCGCGTCTTCTTGTCCGTTAAAGACGTCTATTGGAAGGATTTTGGCATTAGGATATACCCCATGCCCGCCGATACCATTATCTTTTGTCGCGCCTACAATGCCAGCGACATGCGTGCCGTGAGCATCAGCAACAGGAGAGTCGGCAGGTTTTACCGCATTATATGGTGGCAGTACTTG
This genomic interval from Lysinibacillus sphaericus contains the following:
- a CDS encoding aminotransferase-like domain-containing protein — encoded protein: MPFNSFDEYPMSWKPNISNISAPIYIAIAEQLEQDIKEGVLLPGTKLPPQRELADFLDVNLSTITRAFKLCGQKGLIYASIGSGTFVSSDAAANKILLPTSNAGHLIELGSVLPDAYANEEITRYMKKMLNDSNVSKLFQYGRPEGNAWQTEAAAKLLEKVGFQTDQPILLGAGGQNAIVGTLAALFHPGDRIGTDPITYAGIKTAANMLGIQLVAIQQKNGEMTKEGLLYACKNEHIKGLYVIPDFHNPTTHTMSLETRKMIAEVARQKGLIVIEDAIYSFLKEQPLAPIAFYAPEKVVYIASVSKTISPGLRLSFIVTPSALRKKIIETLYNINISVSPVMVELTARLIQDGVAQTILEKHRLYAKQQNALVNQYLGEYNILGDDECIFRWLLLPEKFTGVQFELLASKAGVQVYAAERFAVGNAKPVNAVRLAITAPENSTQLEQALTVLKELLESDGDYAFVD
- a CDS encoding N-acetyltransferase, translating into MKIYNATTADVTPVYELIKIYADKEIVLPRSLLSIYQQLQCLYVVKDNSKVVGVAGLHVLGQDLAEVRSLVVDPDYQQKGIGRMLVEHIIQESPKLGVERLISLTYQVKFFSKLGFQIVKRDDLPEKVWTDCVNCPKINNCDEVAMVKYLETAD
- the argJ gene encoding bifunctional glutamate N-acetyltransferase/amino-acid acetyltransferase ArgJ; translated protein: MQELGKKENDLQTMMPKGFYTCVKNLGIKDETLDFTVIMSSTVANAAAMFTQSKFCGAPIPIGKENVANGKLQCFVINSKNANVATGEEGIRNVQEIVNLVAQELAIAPENILPSSTGVIGHQLPMDKIKNGIINLKEQLVEGGLEKSAQAIMTTDTYPKCKICKVGNATLVGIAKGSGMIEPNMATMLSYFVTDAEIPAATLQTIFKEAVNHSFNMVSVDTDTSTSDTVAIMANGLAGKVDIKQFTEALNNMSIDLAKEIARDGEGATKLVEVTVNASSSFAQAKKVAKSIVNSPLVKTAIFGKDANWGRIAMAIGKCEDEVDLNPENISIYFGETLIYQGKPIDTVDLSVIQEYLENSEIQIKVSLGLGKEEATVWGCDLSYDYVKINGSYTT
- a CDS encoding DNA polymerase IV, giving the protein MHKGRIILHIDLNCFYASVEQIYDPSLKGKPIAIAGNPKERRGIVITCSYEARKSGVYTTMNVGEARRKCADLIVLPPNFERYRAASKAFFSLLKEYSEILQPVSIDEGYMQLPMVEGQNVMDLIQGIQDRIWNELQLPCSIGVAPNKFLAKMASDMKKPMGITILRKRDVPSILWPLNVIEMHGIGKSTAEKLKKLGIQTIGELAVADERLLKQQFGINGVRMKQKANGEDDRPVDPEAIYDTKSVGNSTTLSHDTTDRDELYKLITTLSEKVADRLNAKKLAGVTVSILIRTANWKTYTRSKSVNNAIFLKEDIIEHAWSLFQKHWNEEPVRLLGVTISNVSNMKEMTQQLTFFNFEEHIKEEPILKVVDEIEERFGKGIIKRGADIAKRSSFQSQTSFSKDFLDDLK
- a CDS encoding GNAT family N-acetyltransferase translates to MIYSKTAKTIETERLLLRLFQESDAQAVSNYCNNYNIYKSTLNLPYPYSLECALTWIANHEKHYDLDTMYEFAITDKQSGQLYGAIGISNHPQYKNGEIAYWIGEEHWGNGYATEAAKALIDFVFTEKNYHRVYARYFKSNPASGKIMEKCGMRYEGTLKDHIYKNNTFEDIVFYGIINPKE
- a CDS encoding YkuS family protein, producing the protein MSKIIGVEQSLSNVEDALKAKGYEVIQLRNEADAKKCDACVITGQDRDVMGISDPIMAGPIIDAAGLSADEVIQRVDQYFH
- a CDS encoding GNAT family N-acetyltransferase yields the protein MEILHATMDELEDVTVLFDEYRQFYGLESDISNAKAFIQLRMALKESIIFIAVENGKSIGFAQLYPTFSSIALQRAYILNDIYVTDEARGQGVGTALMEKVFQYCEQQSARYVTLQTAADNVHARKLYENLNMIQDQYCNYVKYFG
- a CDS encoding S8 family peptidase, with the protein product MKNWVMKSIAVVACSALLVPAASAFAEAPQNPESVKTMLASNNKQGAKQFKQQTGGNEWISDNTIIVKHSGLAKNVHSKIGAKVIRSIPSLGYDVIQLKKGQSLTEVVSYYAKQKGVKSVSPSYKYHSFNTIVDPKKKDMYHLQLLEIDKALALAGNHDVKVAVIDSGVDYKHPDLQAQVLPPYNAVKPADSPVADAHGTHVAGIVGATKDNGIGGHGVYPNAKILPIDVFNGQEDASDFAIAQGILYAIEQKADIINMSLGGYGESPLMEEAVKMAIDKGITVIAAAGNEATDNYSFPASFESVISVGATNEQNKLASFSNYGPSVNLVAPGEDIYSTVYDEKKGSSFAIFSGTSMASPVVAGVAALLKSKYPNLKPYEIEAILELTAKDLGEPGYDLTYGHGLVDPVKALQFDINNLPKRYNETKEQRLNNAKVLKKNVLNTEKGEFRLPEEKKWYKVDLNANEYAQLSLKGAENYDYAFDLYFYPTGYSGDVEPIKVNDVRVNQQEGYLYKAEKPGTLLIGVKDHNGGYSLKGKSYFTFTAQTTNTLPIDNLTTIDQAVAIQKFPFNTQGKNYTLLSKDHESDQDYFTFTVSKPTTLKFDLSGIPGVTASLELYLKTDFEHEPSEQGDDKEDDERLPISALSSKTKGEGVSLIVDVEPDEEYVLSVTNNSDNDSSFESFLTFLSGGIDNEENDRINESIFPYTLTGEVVYLPEDEDGLPLIEPTQEAEENNSSSPAPSKTKKRQQNFNKKLFSSIEVSDEEEDSKVILEHAIPYTIGKEYKAYFQTDEDIDYFIFTPQEDAIYSFQLQKGKNQRPTGSILEYDEETKELQLISSLTNDPAIISRLYGITINENDPKTIALKKGKTYVAKVLNFGDRSTEPYIFKANKIAAIPQDQNKEINTVENARSIESGTNYQNKLVFYDDINYYYYNHQGEDTVLSLLINSEPYTNKQGTSLPRELQIDLKFTGSIIEDTNGNKQIDGNEMQTEIPFGQGESYFERLLGISGISALNTSFKVKKDYGYFIAVNAIDNGLVSTQPYTLTLFDHKKKDEDADSKLVNGIPTKPSSLTKTDDKWVATQYFNANVPFGDKDYFEFYNDSKHNVTFTLLTEKGLDGVIRIIDAKGRTVKTIDNYGADDAELGIVPLEPGTYYIEVSEANGRASTQPYTLAIQ